Proteins encoded in a region of the Atopobium sp. oral taxon 416 genome:
- a CDS encoding aldo/keto reductase, which yields MTRLSNGRTVELRDGRRMPRLGMGTWYLAGGLHPWEVELSALRAGLDVGVRLIDTAEMYGDGAAEEMVGDAIRGRRREDLFIVSKVYPYNAGRKGIFCALNRSLARLGTDYLDLYLLHWRGQIPLAETVECMEELVESGKIGGWGVSNFDLDDMEELMRVDGGEHCLVNQDLYHLGSRGVEFDLLPWMRQRRIPLMAYCPLAQAGRLRQGLVDSKAVHEVAAAHGITPMQVLLAFVLHDQNVIAIPRSSSARHVRQNWSTIDVELTAEDMALLNEEFPPPNYRMPLDME from the coding sequence ATGACGAGGTTGAGTAACGGGCGTACCGTAGAGCTGAGGGATGGCAGAAGAATGCCCCGTCTTGGTATGGGGACTTGGTATCTAGCCGGGGGCCTTCATCCCTGGGAGGTCGAGTTGTCTGCGCTTCGAGCTGGATTGGACGTAGGCGTTCGCCTGATTGATACAGCCGAGATGTATGGGGACGGTGCGGCCGAGGAGATGGTGGGCGATGCCATCCGAGGACGAAGGCGCGAAGACCTCTTTATCGTGTCGAAGGTCTACCCGTACAATGCGGGCCGGAAGGGCATCTTCTGTGCACTCAACAGGTCGCTGGCACGTTTGGGCACCGATTACCTTGACCTGTACCTCTTGCACTGGCGCGGGCAGATTCCGCTGGCCGAGACGGTCGAATGCATGGAAGAACTGGTCGAGAGTGGAAAGATTGGAGGCTGGGGAGTATCCAACTTTGACCTCGACGACATGGAAGAGCTCATGAGGGTGGACGGTGGTGAGCATTGTCTTGTAAATCAGGACCTCTACCACTTGGGGTCGCGTGGGGTTGAGTTTGACCTTCTGCCTTGGATGAGGCAAAGGAGGATTCCGCTGATGGCGTACTGTCCCCTCGCGCAGGCAGGCAGACTTCGCCAGGGGCTTGTGGACAGTAAGGCGGTTCATGAGGTTGCAGCCGCCCACGGCATCACCCCCATGCAGGTGCTCCTGGCGTTCGTCTTGCATGACCAGAACGTGATCGCCATCCCTCGCAGCTCCAGTGCGAGGCACGTCAGGCAGAACTGGTCCACGATCGATGTGGAGTTGACGGCGGAGGACATGGCTCTGCTGAACGAGGAATTTCCGCCGCCCAATTACAGGATGCCTTTGGATATGGAGTAG
- a CDS encoding FAD-dependent oxidoreductase, whose protein sequence is MALHIIDEANRCLNCKRPLCCKGCPVHTSIPQVIQKFKQRDLVAAGQMLFDNNPMSVICSYVCNYSQQCEGYCIRGKKGTSIHFSAIEQYVSDTYLDRFIRDVKPTYNGKVVAVVGSGPAGLTVAIQLARVGCDVTIFEQKMDIGGVLRYGIPEFRLPHQLLARYRKALDALGVHVRPNTTIGGALKLDGLLRDGYDAVFVGTGAWRARTLGIKGQARGNVYFGIDYLINPSVCNLGSDVAIIGVGNVAMDVARTAIRNGSRHVTLYSNWGGTSANTDEVELAQLDGAKIIYWKSIESIDDGGPVFRNSILDDEGQVVGLSDETEHVNCDSVIICVSQVPKDKLLLTTKGLAATDRGTLVVDENCMCTVPGVFAAGDVVSGPKTVVHAVVGAKHAVAGMMDYLGLQRADDEVE, encoded by the coding sequence ATGGCGCTGCACATCATCGACGAGGCAAATAGGTGTCTGAACTGTAAACGACCGCTATGCTGCAAGGGCTGCCCGGTGCACACGTCTATCCCGCAGGTCATCCAGAAGTTCAAACAGCGGGATTTGGTAGCGGCTGGCCAGATGCTGTTCGACAACAACCCGATGAGTGTCATCTGCTCGTATGTGTGCAACTACTCGCAGCAATGCGAGGGATACTGCATACGGGGCAAGAAGGGCACGTCGATCCACTTCTCGGCCATTGAGCAGTACGTCTCGGACACTTATCTGGACAGATTTATCCGTGACGTGAAACCTACGTACAACGGCAAGGTCGTAGCAGTAGTGGGCTCTGGACCTGCTGGTCTTACCGTGGCAATCCAGCTGGCGCGCGTGGGGTGTGACGTAACGATCTTCGAGCAAAAGATGGACATCGGCGGCGTGCTTCGCTATGGTATTCCGGAGTTCAGGCTGCCTCATCAGCTGCTGGCTCGATATCGTAAGGCGCTTGACGCGCTGGGAGTGCATGTGAGGCCGAACACAACTATAGGTGGCGCGCTGAAGCTAGACGGCCTCCTACGAGATGGCTACGACGCCGTGTTTGTGGGTACGGGAGCTTGGCGTGCTAGGACTTTGGGCATAAAGGGTCAGGCACGTGGCAACGTCTACTTTGGCATTGACTATTTGATCAACCCATCTGTCTGCAATCTGGGCTCTGACGTTGCTATCATAGGAGTGGGCAACGTTGCCATGGATGTGGCGCGAACTGCCATCCGAAATGGCTCACGACACGTGACTCTATATTCCAACTGGGGCGGTACCTCGGCTAACACCGACGAGGTCGAGTTGGCGCAGCTGGATGGTGCGAAGATCATCTATTGGAAGTCGATTGAGTCCATCGACGACGGGGGCCCGGTGTTTCGCAACTCCATCTTGGACGACGAGGGCCAAGTTGTTGGGCTTTCCGACGAGACCGAGCATGTCAACTGCGACTCCGTGATCATCTGTGTGTCACAGGTGCCGAAGGACAAGCTGCTGCTGACGACGAAGGGCCTTGCAGCCACAGACAGGGGCACGCTAGTGGTCGACGAAAACTGCATGTGCACGGTGCCGGGCGTGTTTGCAGCGGGCGACGTGGTCAGTGGGCCAAAGACGGTGGTCCATGCGGTGGTTGGAGCCAAGCATGCCGTTGCGGGAATGATGGACTACCTGGGACTTCAGAGAGCAGATGACGAGGTTGAGTAA
- a CDS encoding alpha/beta hydrolase yields the protein MFHEILQASEDGAHEVGHQNHLRLPNKDEPALIQTYFPGVLDNVDRDVTCPCVAILPGGVYAFASVREAEPVALQMVAWGFAACVVTYSCALARYLAALVQAAGAVDYLRRYAAQFHIDPSCIFPMGFSAGGHLACDLGCEWQEPWLAKRVGAPSEDLRPTGLVLGYPVISLSEFVHKGSFQNLCGDDAQLMEWLSLEKCVTEDMPPTFVFHTLEDSSVPVENSLLLAEAMRKAGMSFTLRVFPYGEHGLLLATPEVGRRGKEGQVQPLMPCWLDLVAD from the coding sequence ATGTTTCACGAGATACTTCAGGCGTCGGAGGACGGCGCGCACGAGGTGGGTCATCAGAACCATCTGAGGCTTCCGAACAAGGACGAGCCAGCGCTCATCCAGACGTACTTTCCCGGCGTGCTCGATAACGTAGACCGCGACGTCACATGTCCATGCGTCGCGATCCTACCTGGGGGCGTCTACGCGTTTGCCTCGGTGCGTGAGGCCGAGCCGGTGGCCCTGCAGATGGTAGCGTGGGGCTTTGCCGCCTGCGTGGTCACCTACAGCTGCGCCCTTGCCAGGTACCTTGCGGCGTTGGTGCAGGCGGCGGGTGCTGTGGACTATCTCAGGCGGTATGCGGCGCAGTTTCACATCGACCCGAGCTGCATCTTCCCGATGGGCTTCTCGGCGGGAGGACATCTGGCCTGCGACCTGGGCTGTGAATGGCAGGAGCCCTGGCTGGCAAAGCGCGTGGGAGCTCCAAGCGAGGACCTGCGCCCCACCGGCCTCGTCCTAGGCTATCCCGTGATTAGCTTGAGCGAGTTCGTGCACAAGGGGTCGTTCCAGAATCTGTGCGGTGATGACGCCCAGCTGATGGAGTGGCTGTCGCTCGAGAAGTGTGTCACAGAAGACATGCCACCCACGTTCGTCTTTCACACGCTGGAGGACAGCTCGGTCCCGGTGGAGAATAGCCTGCTTCTGGCCGAGGCCATGAGGAAGGCGGGCATGTCCTTTACGCTTCGCGTCTTTCCCTACGGCGAGCACGGGCTGTTACTTGCCACACCCGAGGTGGGCCGCAGGGGCAAAGAAGGGCAGGTCCAGCCACTGATGCCGTGCTGGCTCGACCTGGTAGCGGACTGA
- a CDS encoding 3-hydroxyisobutyrate dehydrogenase encodes MDYTASKVEEMLAAQSASADTKKAAQAWKDAIAVGKDADEATNQLMDAISAHQTTIDDLIGFISSPAGQQVFGKDGSKQALAHARERKKAGAKFCDCAACRPCHELLHKFGREEADVYL; translated from the coding sequence TTGGACTACACCGCATCGAAGGTCGAGGAGATGCTGGCCGCCCAGTCGGCATCCGCCGATACTAAGAAGGCGGCACAGGCCTGGAAGGACGCCATCGCCGTGGGCAAGGACGCCGACGAGGCCACAAATCAACTGATGGACGCCATCAGCGCACACCAAACCACCATCGACGACCTCATCGGGTTCATCAGCTCGCCCGCGGGCCAGCAGGTCTTTGGCAAGGACGGCAGTAAACAGGCTCTGGCCCATGCCCGGGAGCGCAAGAAGGCTGGCGCCAAGTTCTGCGACTGCGCAGCCTGCAGGCCCTGCCACGAGCTGCTGCACAAGTTTGGCCGCGAGGAGGCAGACGTCTACCTGTAG